The Solea senegalensis isolate Sse05_10M linkage group LG9, IFAPA_SoseM_1, whole genome shotgun sequence genome has a segment encoding these proteins:
- the kcnv1 gene encoding potassium voltage-gated channel subfamily V member 1, protein MGTPPLPTMTLPSDSDLGAELHSDSTSALSLDSSVFFSETMASCVLGDVLVVNVGGRRHALSQELLASHPETRLGKLARCSRDAALELCDDADLLENEFFFDRNAQTFQYVMNFYRTGHLHVMEDLCEICFLQEIQYWGIDELRIHPCCRERYYRRKERRRTLTVHTELEAEDDGDEDFVGVACPALRRRLWNLLEKPDSSPAARTLGSLSVFFVVLSVISMILVSLDLGEDFGARSVGVGAPVLFATLENVCVVWFTGELALRFLCARNKCHFSRSVANIIDLLAILPFYVTLVVESLRGGSSELENMGRVVQVLRLLRSLRMLKLGRHSTGLKSLAVTITQSYEEVGLLLLFLGVGISIFAMVIFALEHDLPATTFTSVPAAWWWATTSMTTVGYGDVRPDTAVGKVLAFVCILSGILVLALPIAIINDRFSACYFTMKVREADVRHADMLRRLARGSFAGETGEDGVGGGVNLRDAYARSVLEMMSLHGCERTSTRSSAEEECW, encoded by the exons atggga accccccccctccccaccatGACCCTCCCCTCTGACTCAGATCTGGGGGCGGAGCTCCACAGCGACAGCACCTCAGCCTTGTCTTTGGACTCCAGCGTCTTCTTCAGTGAGACCATGGCGTCCTGCGTCCTTGGAGACGTCCTCGTCGTCAACGTGGGTGGGCGTCGCCATGCGctgtcacaggagctgctggcatCGCACCCGGAGACGCGGCTCGGGAAACTGGCTCGCTGCAGCCGGGACGCGGCGCTGGAGCTCTGCGATGACGCGGACCTCCTGGAGAACGAGTTCTTCTTTGACCGCAACGCACAGACCttcca GTATGTGATGAACTTCTACCGCACAGGTCACCTTCACGTCATGGAGGATCTGTGTGAGATCTGCTTCCTGCAGGAGATCCAGTACTGGGGCATCGACGAGCTCCGGATACACCCGTGCTGCCGTGAACGTTACTATCGCCGCAAAGAGCGGAGACGAACCCTCACCGTCCACACAGAGCTCGAGGCTGAGGACGATGGCGATGAGGACTTTGTGGGCGTGGCCTGTCCTGCTCTGCGCCGGCGTCTGTGGAACCTTCTGGAGAAACCCGACTCGTCGCCGGCTGCCCGCACCTTAGGCTCGCTGTCCGTCTTCTTCGTGGTTCTGTCCGTGATTAGTATGATTCTCGTCTCGCTGGACTTGGGCGAGGACTTTGGTGCGAGGAGCGTCGGTGTCGGCGCCCCCGTGCTGTTTGCCACGCTGGAGAACGTGTGCGTGGTGTGGTTCACGGGCGAGCTCGCGCTGCGGTTCCTCTGTGCGAGGAACAAGTGCCACTTCAGTCGTAGCGTCGCCAACATCATCGACCTGCTCGCCATCCTGCCGTTCTATGTGACGCTGGTGGTGGAGAGTCTGCGCGGAGGAAGCAGCGAGCTGGAGAACATGGGCCGCGTGGTGCAGGTGCTGCGACTGCTGCGCTCTCTGCGAATGCTGAAGCTGGGACGACACTCCACAG GACTGAAGTCTTTGGCCGTGACCATCACTCAGAGCTACGAGGAGGTcggcctcctgctcctcttcctcggCGTCGGCATCTCCATCTTCGCCATGGTGATCTTCGCGTTAGAGCATGACCTTCCCGCCACGACCTTCACCAGCGTTCCAGCCGCATGGTGGTGGGCGACCACGTCCATGACCACGGTGGGATATGGGGACGTGCGTCCCGACACGGCGGTGGGGAAGGTGCTGGCGTTTGTCTGCATCCTGTCGGGGATCCTGGTCCTGGCTCTGCCCATCGCCATCATCAACGACCGCTTCTCCGCCTGCTACTTCACCATGAAGGTGAGGGAGGCAGACGTGCGGCACGCCGACATGCTCAGGAGGTTGGCCCGCGGCTCATTCGCGGGGGAGACGGGGGAAGACGGAGTCGGGGGAGGAGTGAACCTGAGGGACGCCTACGCGAGGAGCGTGCTGGAAATGATGAGCCTGCATGGATGCGAGCGGACGAGCACACGCAGCAGCGCAGAAGAAGAGTGCTGGTGA
- the LOC122774156 gene encoding glycogen synthase kinase binding protein encodes MPCRKENYIFLEQSVTVDSKEVDALVTKIGEALQLHNNNNNNGVGHHQKKTVSVSVSCLHGLGGAGAGAGMKPAAIIGCGGTGAPAQRQRGGCCMRLRSRNSSSRASPYHIPGSNGEQDWDQIRPWSRKRIGAVDDDDDPHRLLQDLILSGNLIKEAVRRLQFSGAAVDTVSS; translated from the coding sequence ATGCCGTGTCGGAAGGAGAACTACATCTTCCTGGAGCAGTCCGTCACCGTGGACTCGAAAGAAGTGGACGCGCTCGTGACCAAGATCGGCGAAGCGCTGCAgctccacaacaacaacaacaacaatggcgTCGGACACCACCAGAAGAAGACGGTGTCCGTGTCCGTGTCCTGTCTCCACGGGCTCGGCGGTGCCGGCGCCGGCGCGGGGATGAAGCCGGCGGCCATCATCGGCTGCGGCGGCACCGGAGCTCCAGCGCAGAGACAGCGCGGCGGCTGCTGTATGAGGCTCCGGAGccggaacagcagcagcagggcgaGTCCGTATCACATCCCCGGGTCTAACGGTGAGCAGGACTGGGACCAGATTAGGCCGTGGAGCAGGAAGAGGATCGGCGCGGTGGACGACGATGACGACCCGCACCGGCTGCTACAGGATTTAATTCTGTCGGGGAATCTGATCAAGGAGGCGGTGAGGAGGCTGCAGTTCTCCGGCGCGGCGGTGGACACCGTGTCGAGCTGA